In Stenotrophomonas sp. ASS1, the following proteins share a genomic window:
- a CDS encoding TetR/AcrR family transcriptional regulator: MTPKTAVAVPADAPAAAHAEAQRRRILDAAQRCFITRGFHAGSIGDIAAEAEISQGLMYRYFANKRALILALIERQLRHDQASISEMPAASDLVDGLLACYQQWARGEVLPIHGNAIASVALYAEINAEAHRDPVLAEVLRTHDKQTSAAIHAWLRQRDVNLGRAVDEERIASRTLLLRLLVEGLAMRAVRDPDLPAARVRVLLADAIGRVMAD, encoded by the coding sequence ATGACGCCGAAAACCGCCGTAGCCGTACCCGCTGACGCCCCTGCCGCCGCCCATGCCGAAGCCCAGCGCCGGCGCATCCTCGACGCCGCACAGAGGTGCTTCATCACCCGCGGTTTCCATGCCGGCTCCATCGGCGATATCGCCGCCGAGGCCGAGATCAGCCAGGGGCTGATGTACCGCTATTTCGCCAACAAGCGCGCCCTGATCCTGGCCCTGATCGAACGCCAGCTGCGTCACGACCAGGCCTCGATCAGCGAGATGCCGGCGGCCTCGGATCTGGTCGATGGCCTGCTCGCGTGCTACCAGCAATGGGCACGCGGCGAGGTGCTGCCGATCCACGGCAATGCCATTGCCAGCGTGGCGCTGTATGCGGAAATCAACGCCGAGGCACACCGCGACCCCGTGCTGGCCGAGGTGCTGCGTACCCATGACAAGCAGACCAGCGCCGCGATCCATGCCTGGCTGCGCCAGCGTGACGTCAATCTGGGCCGCGCCGTGGACGAAGAGCGGATTGCCAGCCGAACCCTGCTGCTGCGACTGCTGGTGGAAGGTCTGGCGATGCGCGCCGTGCGCGATCCCGACCTGCCTGCGGCACGGGTTCGCGTCCTGCTGGCCGATGCCATTGGGCGGGTGATGGCGGATTGA
- a CDS encoding cation diffusion facilitator family transporter, protein MSAPTGSRLVIYAALAGNLAIAIAKFIAAGISGSSAMLSEGVHSLVDTLNELLLLYGLRRAGKAPDPVHPFGYGRELYFWSFIVALLVFAAGAGVSAYEGIQHIRRPEPATNHALSYSVLGISILFEGASWWVALREFRRTKGKLGYFEAFRRSKDPSTFTVLLEDSAALLGLGFALIGLVAAQMLDMPVLDGVASLCIAGVLAATAFLLARETKGLLVGEPAHPAVAERIMAVAETDPDLRRANGVTTMQMGPEQVVAMLSAEFEDDRKTPQIEACITRIESAVKREYPELVALFIKPQTPEVYASRRAALAVPPAQE, encoded by the coding sequence ATGTCTGCCCCCACCGGTTCCCGTCTGGTCATCTACGCCGCCCTCGCGGGCAACCTGGCCATTGCCATCGCAAAGTTCATTGCTGCCGGCATCTCCGGCAGCTCGGCCATGCTCAGTGAGGGCGTGCATTCGCTGGTCGACACGTTGAATGAACTCCTGCTGCTGTACGGCCTGCGCCGCGCCGGCAAGGCGCCAGACCCCGTGCATCCGTTCGGCTACGGCCGCGAGCTGTACTTCTGGAGCTTCATCGTCGCCCTGCTGGTGTTCGCCGCCGGCGCCGGTGTTTCGGCCTACGAGGGCATCCAGCACATCCGCCGGCCGGAGCCGGCCACCAACCACGCGTTGAGCTACAGCGTGCTGGGCATCTCCATCCTGTTTGAGGGGGCGTCATGGTGGGTCGCGTTACGGGAGTTCCGGCGTACCAAGGGCAAACTGGGCTACTTCGAAGCCTTCCGTCGCAGCAAGGACCCGTCCACCTTCACCGTGCTGCTGGAGGATAGCGCGGCCCTGCTGGGCCTGGGTTTCGCACTGATCGGGCTCGTGGCTGCCCAGATGCTGGACATGCCGGTGCTTGATGGTGTGGCGTCGCTGTGCATCGCCGGCGTGCTTGCCGCCACCGCCTTTCTTCTTGCACGCGAAACCAAGGGACTGCTGGTGGGTGAGCCAGCCCATCCGGCGGTGGCCGAGCGGATCATGGCCGTGGCGGAAACCGACCCGGACCTGCGCCGCGCAAATGGCGTGACCACCATGCAGATGGGCCCCGAACAGGTCGTGGCCATGCTCAGCGCCGAGTTCGAGGATGACCGGAAGACACCGCAGATCGAGGCGTGCATCACCCGCATCGAATCAGCCGTGAAGCGTGAGTATCCGGAACTGGTGGCACTGTTCATCAAGCCGCAGACACCCGAGGTCTATGCCTCCCGCCGCGCCGCACTGGCCGTTCCGCCTGCGCAGGAATGA
- a CDS encoding efflux RND transporter periplasmic adaptor subunit → MSNRRTWIIAATVATLAAGAGWWAFAGGDDAALITAPARVADLEKTVQAVGRVHPKELVAVGAQVSGQVKRLHVVLGQRVQAGDLIAEVDSQPQRIALRSAEAATNTLRAQHAASQARYAQASRAYQRQSQLVASRLVSQEGFEAARVARDAARSEVAALQAQIDQAVTQVETARINLGYTRIVSPSDGYIVAIVTKAGQTLNSMQTTPTIVMLAQMDTMTVRAEIAEADVELVAPGQPLWFSTLGPSGRRYESHLQQLEPAPSSIADVASGNAGGSAQTPKAVYYAGLFDVANPGLKLKPSMTVKVTLQLARVANALQVPLTALADSDGKDGSRGTVRVVDAKGRPQERAVTTGLRTATAVQILSGLREGENVVVGQAPSGGESEPTSLLGM, encoded by the coding sequence ATGAGCAACCGCAGGACCTGGATCATTGCCGCTACGGTGGCCACATTGGCCGCCGGCGCTGGATGGTGGGCGTTTGCCGGCGGCGATGATGCCGCGCTGATCACCGCACCGGCAAGGGTGGCGGATCTGGAGAAGACCGTACAGGCGGTCGGCCGGGTTCATCCCAAGGAGCTGGTGGCGGTGGGTGCGCAGGTGTCCGGCCAGGTCAAGCGCCTGCATGTGGTGCTGGGCCAGCGCGTACAGGCCGGTGACCTGATCGCCGAGGTCGATTCGCAGCCGCAGCGTATCGCGCTGCGCAGTGCCGAGGCGGCCACCAACACGCTGCGCGCCCAGCATGCCGCCAGCCAGGCCCGCTATGCGCAGGCCAGTCGTGCTTACCAGCGGCAGTCGCAGCTGGTGGCGTCGCGCCTGGTGTCACAGGAAGGTTTCGAAGCCGCACGCGTGGCGCGCGATGCGGCACGCTCAGAGGTGGCCGCGCTGCAGGCGCAGATCGACCAGGCCGTGACCCAGGTCGAAACCGCACGGATCAACCTGGGCTATACCCGCATCGTGTCGCCCAGCGATGGCTACATCGTGGCCATCGTCACCAAGGCCGGGCAGACGTTGAATTCGATGCAGACCACGCCGACCATCGTAATGCTGGCGCAGATGGATACGATGACCGTGCGCGCCGAGATCGCCGAGGCTGATGTCGAGCTGGTGGCACCGGGACAACCGCTGTGGTTCTCGACATTGGGGCCGAGCGGCCGCCGCTATGAATCCCACCTGCAGCAGCTGGAACCGGCGCCGTCCTCGATTGCCGACGTCGCCTCCGGCAATGCGGGTGGCTCTGCGCAGACGCCGAAGGCGGTGTACTACGCCGGCCTGTTCGACGTGGCCAATCCCGGCCTGAAGCTGAAGCCCTCGATGACGGTGAAAGTGACCCTGCAGCTGGCGCGGGTCGCCAACGCGCTGCAGGTGCCTCTGACGGCGCTGGCCGATTCGGATGGCAAGGACGGCAGCCGTGGAACCGTGCGCGTGGTCGATGCCAAGGGCCGCCCCCAGGAACGTGCGGTGACGACCGGCCTGCGCACCGCCACCGCCGTGCAGATCCTGTCCGGCCTGCGCGAGGGCGAGAACGTGGTGGTCGGCCAGGCGCCCAGCGGCGGCGAATCCGAACCGACCAGCCTGCTGGGGATGTGA
- a CDS encoding PAS domain S-box protein: MDEAERLLEIERLHLLDTPPEPVFDAIVAAARAATGMSMALISVVADERQWFKANIGLEGVSETAREISFCTHAIQQDALFEIPDARQDPRFATNPLVTGGPRIRHYAGISLGSAHGARIGTLCLLDPKPGVLSPSQRELMVHLARVTTQVLEQRSTLMAQVGQAKALHRELKRSEDFLERTNRAARVGGWEMDLVSNEVRWTRETKQIHGVRSNFEPTLETALSFYREDSRNIIRTAVQRCIDEGTSWEVQLPMTTADGRAIWTRVVGGRQQVDGRPRLVGAIQDITEERAALDALEASETRYRRLFHYSLGLICTHTLEGVLTSVNPAAVQSLGFDESYMIGRSLCDLMPPEKRAAFKAYLERIAVNHTDAGVIELIAADGTRHFWAYHNVLDNEATPPYVLGHAQDVTALRMQEQQLREMSFKDPLTQSYNRRFLPRLDELIDQPWACLMFDLDHFKQINDTQGHARGDTVLVEFAAFLRAPLGSMESVVRMGGDEFMVVLTAPEPGRLAALEQWYAQHAGQSPTPFSLGATHHAPGETVADTLQRADSRLYRERARVRTHPRPSS; encoded by the coding sequence ATGGACGAAGCCGAACGACTGCTCGAAATCGAACGACTGCACCTCTTGGATACGCCCCCGGAGCCGGTGTTCGATGCCATCGTCGCCGCCGCCCGCGCCGCGACCGGTATGTCCATGGCGTTGATCTCGGTGGTGGCCGACGAGCGCCAGTGGTTCAAGGCCAACATCGGGCTGGAAGGCGTCAGCGAAACCGCACGCGAGATTTCCTTCTGCACGCATGCCATCCAGCAGGACGCGCTGTTCGAGATTCCGGACGCGCGCCAGGACCCGCGATTCGCCACCAATCCGCTGGTCACCGGTGGCCCGCGCATCCGTCACTACGCGGGCATCTCGCTGGGCTCGGCGCATGGCGCGCGCATAGGAACGCTGTGCCTGCTCGACCCGAAGCCGGGCGTTCTGTCTCCCTCGCAGCGCGAATTGATGGTGCATCTGGCCCGGGTCACCACCCAGGTGCTGGAGCAGCGCAGCACGCTGATGGCCCAGGTCGGCCAGGCCAAGGCCCTGCATCGTGAGCTGAAGCGCAGCGAGGACTTCCTGGAGCGCACCAACCGCGCGGCCCGGGTGGGGGGCTGGGAAATGGACCTGGTCAGCAACGAGGTCCGCTGGACCCGCGAAACCAAGCAGATCCACGGCGTGCGCAGCAACTTCGAACCGACGCTCGAAACTGCGCTCTCGTTCTATCGCGAGGACAGCCGAAACATCATCCGCACGGCGGTGCAGCGTTGCATTGATGAAGGCACGTCGTGGGAGGTGCAGCTGCCGATGACCACCGCCGACGGACGAGCCATCTGGACCCGCGTGGTTGGAGGCCGGCAGCAGGTCGATGGCCGGCCGCGGCTGGTCGGGGCCATACAGGACATCACCGAGGAGCGCGCCGCGCTGGATGCACTGGAAGCAAGCGAAACCCGCTACCGGCGGTTGTTCCACTACAGCCTTGGCCTGATCTGCACCCACACGCTGGAGGGCGTGCTGACCTCGGTGAACCCAGCGGCCGTGCAGTCACTGGGCTTCGATGAGAGCTACATGATCGGGCGCAGCTTGTGCGACCTGATGCCGCCGGAGAAGCGGGCCGCGTTCAAGGCGTATCTGGAACGCATCGCAGTCAACCACACCGATGCCGGCGTCATCGAGCTGATCGCCGCCGATGGTACCCGGCATTTCTGGGCGTATCACAACGTGCTCGACAACGAGGCCACCCCACCCTACGTGCTCGGCCATGCGCAGGACGTCACCGCACTGCGGATGCAGGAACAGCAGTTGCGCGAGATGTCCTTCAAGGATCCCCTCACCCAGAGCTACAACCGCCGCTTCCTGCCCCGCCTGGACGAACTGATCGACCAGCCTTGGGCCTGCCTGATGTTCGATCTGGATCATTTCAAGCAGATCAACGACACCCAGGGCCATGCACGGGGTGACACGGTGCTGGTCGAGTTCGCCGCCTTCCTGCGCGCTCCACTGGGGTCAATGGAAAGCGTAGTGCGTATGGGTGGCGACGAGTTCATGGTGGTGCTGACTGCACCGGAACCGGGACGGCTGGCCGCGCTGGAGCAGTGGTATGCGCAGCATGCCGGGCAGTCACCCACGCCCTTCTCGCTGGGCGCGACCCATCATGCACCCGGCGAGACGGTGGCCGACACCCTGCAGCGCGCCGACAGCCGTCTGTATCGCGAGCGTGCACGCGTGCGCACGCATCCGCGCCCCTCATCCTGA
- a CDS encoding TonB-dependent receptor — MRHALLHRPLLTLAIAAALPALAHAEDRPSADAEASADAARTVVALDQVMVTAQKRATNLQETPISVSVVDAEALKDRSAISLGSLSDGSIPSLRVTPFATRSSALNIGIRGIGASGDANQPARDAGVGIYVDGVFMGRAQGLGSMLYDVERIELLKGPQGTLFGRNTEGGAVSIVTKAPTGEFGGNVSVGVSNFSGYNSALHLDLPKVGDVSFKIDAVQAKRGGTTDNPMRGERDFNSYDKRGARLSALWQPSDDFSLLYAFDRSYDATTPYHTQVLVPAAYLSPLQKAGASQDRRDSAILGGPQEDNIGRTSGHLLNLSWVLNDNLELKSISSYRELTQGQFDMGLVDAISAYGGAGTPFGRYSLAQVYQHQYSQEFQLIGNTSQVQFLGGAFYYHETAGDNAQTPNMLVWGAGGNSYTVNPATNPLDLSRVRIDRASKAWTDSLGVFGQATWTPEALQRLHLTAGGRYTRDDKKGSLYIVNGAATNLAFKDRWSRFDPMVNIAYDLGEHTMVYAKYSTGFKAGGANSRSTNYTAFGPEEVTAYELGFKSQFWDNRARLNLAVFDSTIAHKQMDFSLPFDPNSGETRTTMVTTNALSDGRSRGAELEFNVMPVDNLTLGLNYAYTKIDAQTATDPFGAGVQVTVQPLLAPKNAGSLSVDYLVPFANFSALKFHVDGNWSDGYYTSEYDQMLTDSSFVVNARVALVDVPVNSTGTTMSFSLWARNLLDEQHLFYKINSAALGQSGIFNDPRTFGLEMAVNF; from the coding sequence ATGCGCCACGCCCTGCTGCACCGCCCGCTGCTCACCCTCGCCATTGCCGCCGCACTGCCGGCGCTGGCCCATGCCGAAGACCGTCCCAGCGCCGACGCCGAGGCATCCGCCGATGCCGCGCGCACCGTGGTCGCCCTTGACCAGGTGATGGTGACTGCGCAGAAACGCGCCACCAACCTGCAGGAGACCCCGATCTCGGTATCGGTGGTCGATGCCGAAGCGCTGAAGGACCGCAGCGCGATTTCGCTGGGCAGCTTGTCCGATGGCTCCATCCCATCACTGCGGGTCACGCCGTTCGCTACCCGCAGTTCCGCGCTGAACATCGGCATCCGTGGCATCGGTGCCTCCGGCGACGCCAACCAACCGGCCCGCGATGCCGGCGTCGGCATCTACGTCGACGGGGTGTTCATGGGCCGTGCGCAGGGGCTGGGCAGCATGCTCTACGACGTGGAGCGCATCGAATTGCTGAAGGGGCCGCAGGGCACGCTGTTCGGCCGCAACACCGAAGGCGGTGCAGTGAGCATCGTCACCAAGGCGCCGACCGGCGAGTTTGGCGGCAACGTCAGCGTCGGCGTGTCCAACTTCAGCGGCTACAACAGTGCGCTGCACCTGGATCTGCCCAAGGTGGGCGATGTCAGCTTCAAGATCGACGCCGTGCAGGCCAAGCGTGGCGGCACCACCGACAATCCGATGCGCGGCGAGCGTGACTTCAACAGTTACGACAAGCGCGGCGCCCGCCTGAGTGCGCTGTGGCAGCCGAGCGATGACTTCTCTTTGTTGTACGCGTTCGATCGCTCCTATGATGCCACCACGCCATATCACACCCAGGTGCTGGTGCCAGCCGCCTACCTCAGCCCCCTGCAGAAGGCCGGCGCCAGCCAGGATCGCCGCGACAGCGCCATCCTGGGCGGGCCTCAGGAAGACAACATCGGCCGCACCAGTGGCCATCTGTTGAACCTGTCGTGGGTGTTGAATGACAACCTTGAGCTGAAGTCGATCAGTTCCTACCGCGAACTGACCCAGGGCCAGTTCGACATGGGCCTGGTCGATGCGATTTCCGCCTATGGTGGCGCAGGGACGCCGTTCGGTCGTTACAGCCTGGCGCAGGTCTACCAGCACCAGTACAGCCAGGAGTTCCAGCTGATCGGCAACACCTCGCAGGTGCAGTTCCTGGGCGGTGCGTTCTACTACCACGAGACTGCCGGTGACAATGCGCAGACCCCGAACATGCTGGTCTGGGGGGCGGGTGGCAACAGCTACACCGTGAATCCGGCGACCAACCCGCTGGATCTCTCGCGGGTACGCATCGACCGCGCCAGCAAGGCCTGGACCGACAGCCTGGGCGTGTTCGGCCAGGCCACGTGGACCCCGGAGGCACTGCAGCGCCTGCACCTGACCGCCGGCGGCCGCTATACCCGCGATGACAAGAAGGGCAGCCTGTACATCGTCAATGGTGCGGCGACCAACCTTGCGTTCAAGGACCGCTGGAGCCGCTTCGACCCGATGGTCAACATCGCCTACGACCTCGGCGAGCACACGATGGTCTATGCCAAGTACAGCACCGGCTTCAAGGCCGGCGGTGCCAACTCGCGCTCGACCAACTACACCGCGTTCGGGCCGGAAGAAGTGACGGCCTACGAGCTCGGCTTCAAGTCGCAGTTCTGGGACAACCGCGCGCGCCTGAACCTGGCCGTGTTCGATTCGACCATCGCGCACAAGCAGATGGACTTCTCGCTGCCGTTCGACCCGAACAGTGGCGAGACCCGCACCACCATGGTCACCACCAATGCATTGAGCGATGGCAGGTCGCGCGGCGCGGAACTGGAGTTCAACGTGATGCCGGTGGACAACCTCACCCTCGGCCTCAACTACGCCTATACGAAGATCGACGCGCAGACCGCGACGGACCCGTTCGGTGCAGGCGTGCAGGTAACGGTCCAGCCGCTGCTGGCGCCGAAGAACGCCGGCAGCCTGTCGGTCGACTACCTGGTGCCGTTCGCGAACTTCTCGGCACTGAAGTTCCATGTGGACGGCAACTGGTCCGATGGCTACTACACCAGCGAGTACGACCAGATGCTGACCGACAGCTCGTTCGTGGTGAACGCACGGGTGGCGCTGGTGGATGTGCCGGTCAACAGCACTGGCACCACCATGTCGTTCTCGTTGTGGGCACGCAACCTGCTCGATGAGCAGCACCTGTTCTACAAGATCAACAGCGCGGCGCTGGGCCAGAGCGGCATCTTCAACGACCCGCGTACCTTCGGCCTGGAAATGGCCGTCAACTTCTGA
- a CDS encoding DNA-3-methyladenine glycosylase, with product MPDWLPAALQILPRSFYRRPPVEVAPELLNKLLVRDDSRAGRIVEVEAYAGSVDPAAHSYRGQTPRTASMFGEAGHLYVYFTYGMHWGSNVVCGEVGEGVAVLLRAIEPLAGLERMRELRPAARRDHDLASGPGKLSQAFGLDRSFDGADLVTGNHGIVIASDGVPPPEDPVVGPRIGITRAVDFPWRWHIRDHRHVSIQPRRASAPARKR from the coding sequence GTGCCGGATTGGTTGCCCGCCGCTCTTCAGATCCTCCCCCGCAGCTTCTACCGGCGCCCGCCCGTCGAGGTTGCGCCCGAGCTGCTCAACAAACTCCTGGTCCGTGACGATAGCCGGGCCGGTCGCATCGTTGAAGTCGAAGCCTACGCGGGCAGTGTCGATCCGGCCGCACACTCCTATCGCGGGCAGACCCCGCGCACGGCCAGCATGTTCGGCGAGGCCGGCCACCTGTATGTCTACTTCACTTACGGCATGCACTGGGGCAGCAACGTTGTCTGCGGCGAAGTGGGTGAAGGCGTGGCGGTGCTGCTGCGGGCCATCGAGCCGCTGGCGGGCCTGGAGCGCATGCGCGAACTGCGCCCCGCCGCGCGCCGCGACCACGATCTGGCCAGCGGGCCCGGCAAGCTCTCGCAGGCCTTCGGGCTGGACCGCAGCTTCGACGGCGCTGATCTGGTGACCGGCAACCACGGCATTGTCATCGCCAGCGATGGCGTGCCGCCGCCGGAGGATCCAGTGGTTGGGCCCCGCATCGGCATCACCCGCGCTGTTGATTTCCCCTGGCGTTGGCACATCCGTGATCACCGTCACGTATCGATCCAGCCACGTCGCGCTTCCGCCCCAGCGAGGAAACGATGA
- a CDS encoding response regulator encodes MKHDLRTRQAPLVLIAEDEGEIADILSAYLARSGLRSARAADGEAALASHRQLRPDLVLLDVQMPKLDGWQVLSELRRIGNTPVIMLTALDQDVDKLTGLRVGADDYVAKPFNPAEIVARIQAVLRRSSRPLVEAPNGLIRQGPFEIDLRSHEVTVRHGEQVHELNFTLTEFRLLVHMARAPRQVHARVDLLHACLPEGDAQERTVDSHVSKLRRKLEDVGVIGIPATIRGVGYRFLD; translated from the coding sequence ATGAAACACGATCTCCGTACCCGACAGGCACCCTTGGTGCTGATTGCCGAAGATGAGGGCGAAATCGCCGACATCCTCAGTGCCTACCTGGCCCGTTCCGGCCTGCGCAGCGCCCGCGCCGCCGACGGTGAGGCGGCACTCGCCAGCCACCGCCAACTGCGTCCGGACCTGGTGCTGCTGGATGTGCAGATGCCAAAACTGGATGGCTGGCAGGTGCTGAGCGAACTGCGACGGATCGGCAACACCCCGGTCATCATGCTCACTGCGCTCGACCAGGACGTGGACAAGCTGACCGGCCTGCGCGTGGGCGCCGACGACTACGTGGCCAAGCCGTTCAATCCGGCCGAGATCGTCGCCCGCATCCAGGCCGTGCTGCGCCGGAGTTCCCGGCCCCTGGTCGAAGCGCCCAACGGGTTGATCCGCCAAGGGCCCTTCGAGATCGACCTGCGCAGCCACGAGGTGACCGTGCGCCATGGCGAGCAGGTGCACGAGCTGAACTTCACCCTCACCGAGTTCCGGCTGCTGGTGCATATGGCACGCGCGCCGCGGCAGGTGCATGCGCGGGTGGATCTGCTGCATGCCTGCCTGCCCGAAGGCGATGCGCAGGAACGCACCGTCGACAGCCATGTCAGCAAACTGCGGCGCAAGCTGGAGGATGTCGGCGTAATCGGCATTCCCGCCACCATTCGCGGCGTCGGCTACCGCTTCCTGGACTGA
- a CDS encoding MacB family efflux pump subunit, whose product MADALLELHGVSRAYRSAAGEVVVLKDVSLRIDAGEFIAIIGPSGSGKSTLMNILGCLDRPTEGSYRVNGEATEQMAPDALARLRREHFGFIFQRYNLMENLSATENVALPAVYAGVEADVRTARARTLLETLGLGERMANRPSQLSGGQQQRVSIARSLMNGGAIVLADEPTGALDHASGQQVMAELKRLHAQGHTVILVTHDAAIAANAARVIEIADGRVVTDRGERGSRAVAETPGTERGVSPVTERRARMDAIREAARMAVRSMLAHRLRTLLTMLGIIIGVAAVVTVVALGKGAQAQVESQINELGASTLEIFPGSDFGDPRSAEIETLVVGDADHLAALSYVDSVSPNLSGSVAALQGNRRANTQVLGVGADMPRVRGLRLKAGRFFTDAEVDAHRAVGVVDQKAAKALFSGSPIGSTVLLGGMPVEVIGVVGANAFAGGATPTVYVPYTSAASRLLGSERLESITVRVRDDVPTNAAEASLGAELERLHGRRDFFIYNADQIRKAVMKSSQTMAALVSAIAAVALVVGGVGVMNIMLVSVKERVREIGVRLAVGARQGDILRQFLIEAVLICLFGGVLGVLFAFGVGALSSLLSLGVPFLFTAGPVLAALACSSAIGLGFGYFPARSAAQLDPIQALAAE is encoded by the coding sequence ATGGCCGACGCACTTCTGGAACTGCATGGCGTATCGCGCGCCTATCGCTCGGCCGCCGGCGAGGTGGTGGTGCTGAAGGACGTTTCGCTGCGCATCGATGCCGGCGAGTTCATCGCCATCATCGGCCCCTCGGGCTCGGGCAAGTCCACGCTGATGAACATCCTTGGCTGCCTGGACCGGCCGACCGAGGGCAGCTATCGGGTGAACGGCGAGGCCACCGAGCAGATGGCGCCGGACGCGCTGGCACGCCTGCGCCGCGAGCATTTCGGCTTCATCTTCCAGCGCTACAACCTGATGGAGAACCTGAGCGCCACCGAGAACGTGGCGCTGCCGGCAGTCTATGCCGGCGTGGAGGCGGACGTGCGCACTGCCCGTGCACGCACGCTGCTGGAAACGCTGGGGCTGGGCGAACGCATGGCGAACCGGCCGAGCCAGCTGTCCGGCGGCCAGCAGCAGCGCGTGTCCATTGCCCGTTCGCTGATGAACGGCGGCGCGATCGTGCTGGCCGATGAACCCACCGGCGCGCTCGATCACGCCAGTGGCCAGCAGGTGATGGCCGAGCTGAAGCGCCTGCATGCACAGGGCCACACGGTGATCCTGGTGACACACGATGCGGCGATTGCCGCCAACGCGGCGCGGGTGATCGAGATCGCCGACGGCCGGGTGGTGACCGACCGCGGCGAGCGGGGATCGCGTGCTGTGGCTGAAACACCTGGGACCGAACGCGGCGTGTCGCCGGTCACCGAGCGCCGCGCACGCATGGATGCGATTCGCGAAGCCGCGCGCATGGCCGTGCGCTCGATGCTGGCCCATCGCCTGCGCACGCTGTTGACCATGCTCGGGATCATCATCGGCGTAGCGGCCGTGGTGACCGTGGTTGCGCTGGGCAAGGGTGCACAGGCGCAGGTTGAATCACAGATCAACGAACTGGGCGCCAGTACGCTGGAGATCTTCCCGGGCTCGGATTTCGGTGACCCGCGCTCGGCGGAGATCGAGACGCTGGTGGTGGGCGATGCGGACCATCTTGCGGCGTTGAGTTACGTGGACAGCGTAAGCCCGAACCTGAGCGGATCGGTGGCAGCGCTGCAAGGCAACCGGCGTGCCAACACCCAGGTGCTGGGCGTGGGGGCCGACATGCCGCGCGTGCGTGGGCTGCGGCTGAAGGCCGGCCGCTTCTTCACCGACGCCGAAGTGGATGCGCATCGCGCAGTGGGTGTGGTCGACCAGAAGGCCGCCAAAGCGCTGTTCAGCGGCAGCCCGATCGGCAGCACGGTGCTGCTGGGCGGCATGCCGGTGGAGGTGATCGGTGTGGTCGGGGCCAATGCGTTCGCTGGCGGTGCAACCCCGACGGTCTACGTGCCGTACACCTCGGCGGCCTCGCGGCTGCTGGGCAGCGAGCGCCTGGAGAGCATCACGGTGCGTGTACGCGACGACGTGCCCACCAACGCAGCCGAGGCCTCACTGGGGGCCGAGCTGGAGCGGTTGCATGGCCGTCGTGACTTCTTCATCTACAACGCCGATCAGATCCGCAAGGCGGTGATGAAGTCCAGCCAGACCATGGCAGCGTTGGTTTCGGCCATCGCAGCAGTGGCGCTGGTGGTCGGCGGGGTGGGGGTGATGAACATCATGCTGGTGTCGGTGAAGGAGCGCGTGCGCGAGATCGGCGTGCGGCTGGCGGTGGGGGCGCGGCAGGGCGACATCCTGCGCCAGTTCCTGATCGAGGCCGTGCTGATCTGCCTGTTCGGTGGCGTGCTGGGGGTGCTGTTCGCGTTCGGCGTGGGTGCGCTGTCCAGCCTGCTGTCGCTGGGTGTGCCGTTCCTGTTCACGGCGGGCCCGGTGCTTGCCGCGCTGGCGTGCTCGTCTGCGATCGGGCTTGGCTTCGGCTACTTCCCGGCGCGCAGCGCGGCACAACTGGATCCGATCCAAGCGCTGGCAGCGGAGTAG